In Nicotiana tabacum cultivar K326 chromosome 11, ASM71507v2, whole genome shotgun sequence, a single window of DNA contains:
- the LOC107783806 gene encoding histone deacetylase complex subunit SAP18 — MADVQRRGRPLPPPPPRGPLGPPPARLAPRLQPVDREKTCPLLLRVFTKIGGHHSDNEFAVRGKEPKDEVQIYTWMDATLRELTDLVKEVAPEARRRDATLSFAFVYPDKRGQFVVREVGRTFSYPNMRRPDSGSKTLSELKFQIGDYLDVAILFQ, encoded by the exons ATGGCGGATGTTCAGAGAAGGGGAAGACCATTACCTCCTCCACCACCGAGAGGCCCGCTTGGTCCACCTCCCGCTAGACTTGCTCCCCGCCTTCAACCAGTCGATCGTGAAAAG ACTTGTCCTCTGTTGCTTCGTGTTTTCACTAAg ATTGGAGGCCATCACAGTGACAATGAGTTTGCGGTGAGAGGCAAGGAACCCAAAGATGAGGTCCAAATCTATACATGGATGGATGCTACTCTGCGTGAATTAACTGATTTG GTTAAAGAGGTAGCTCCAGAAGCAAGACGAAGAGATGCAACTTTGTCCTTTGCTTTTGTCTATCCTGATAAAAGGGGCCAATTTGTCGTTAGAGAG GTGGGGAGAACGTTTTCTTATCCAAATATGAGGCGACCAGATAGTGGCAGCAAAACTTTGAGTGAACTTAAATTTCAG ATAGGAGATTACTTGGATGTGGCTATCCTGTTCCAGTGA
- the LOC107783805 gene encoding CBL-interacting serine/threonine-protein kinase 9-like: MSSSTGTPKFSRSRSRLGKYELGKTLGEGSFAKVKYAKNVRTGDSVAIKIIDRDRVLRNNIMEQIKREISTMKLIKHPNVIRIFEVMASKTKIYIVLEYVHGGELFDEIARHGRLKENEARRYFQQLINAVDYCHSRGVYHRDLKPENLLLDSFGTLKVSDFGLSALSKQVRDDGLLHTACGTPNYVAPEVLTDKGYDGTSADVWSCGVILFVLVAGYLPFDEPNLNSLYRKILKAHFSLPPWLSSSSKKLIKRILDPNPLTRITIPEILEDDWFKKDYKPPNFEQDDDVNLDDIDAIFNGSDDHLITESREKPASVNAFELISRSKSFNLENLFEKQGLIKRETQFTSRCPANEIISKIEETAKPLGFNVQKKNYKMKLQGDRTGRKGHLAVATEVFEVAPSLHLVELRKTGGDTLEFHKFYKNFSSGLKDIVWTSEQTSEEKRS, from the exons ATGAGCAGTTCAACGGGTACGCCTAAATTTAGTCGGAGCCGGTCGCGATTAGGGAAATACGAATTGGGTAAGACCTTAGGAGAGGGCAGCTTTGCAAAGGTCAAGTATGCCAAGAACGTACGGACAGGCGATAGTGTCGCCATTAAAATCATTGACCGCGATCGCGTCCTCCGCAACAACATTATGGAACAG ATTAAAAGAGAAATATCAACGATGAAGTTGATCAAACATCCAAATGTCATAAGAATCTTTGAG GTTATGGCTAGCAAGACGAAGATCTATATTGTCCTCGAATATGTTCATGGAGGAGAGCTCTTTGATGAAATT GCTAGACATGGCAGACTCAAAGAAAATGAAGCTAGAAGATACTTTCAACAGCTTATTAATGCCGTTGATTACTGCCACAGCAGAGGCGTTTACCACAGAGACTTGAAG CCTGAGAATCTGTTGCTGGATTCATTTGGTACTCTTAAAGTTTCAGACTTTGGATTGAGTGCACTTTCCAAACAAGTTCGA GACGATGGACTGCTTCATACTGCTTGCGGGACACCAAACTATGTTGCCCCTGAG GTTTTAACTGACAAAGGCTATGATGGTACATCAGCTGATGTCTGGTCCTGTGGAGTCATTCTCTTTGTTCTAGTCGCTGGATACTTGCCTTTTGATGAACCAAACCTAAATTCTCTGTACCGAAAA ATCCTGAAGGCTCATTTTTCACTTCCACCATGGTTATCCTCCAGCTCAAAGAAACTGATCAAGCGTATTCTTGATCCAAATCCACTCACG AGGATCACTATTCCAGAGATCCTTGAAGATGATTGGTTCAAGAAAGATTACAAGCCACCAAATTTTGAGCAAGATGATGATGTCAATCTTGATGACATTGATGCCATTTTCAATGGCTCAGAC GATCATCTCATTACAGAAAGTAGGGAAAAACCTGCTTCTGTCAATGCGTTCGAGCTCATTTCAAGGTCAAAAAGTTTCAACCTAGAAAATTTGTTCGAAAAGCAG GGCCTTATCAAGAGAGAAACACAATTTACTTCCAGGTGCCCTGCAAATGAGATTATCTCCAAAATTGAGGAAACTGCAAAACCTTTGGGTTTCAATGTCCAGAAGAAAAATTACAAG ATGAAGTTACAAGGTGACAGAACAGGAAGGAAAGGCCACCTTGCTGTAGCAACAGAG GTGTTTGAAGTGGCTCCATCGTTGCATTTGGTTGAGCTCCGGAAAACTGGTGGCGACACATTAGAGTTTCACAAG TTCTACAAGAACTTCTCTTCGGGATTAAAAGATATCGTCTGGACATCGGAACAAACCTCTGAAGAAAAAAG GTCTTAA